From the Microbacterium thalassium genome, one window contains:
- a CDS encoding TetR family transcriptional regulator, whose translation MSDVATSAPAARTAVVAAALELFATQGFDQTSVEQIAQAAGVSRSTFFRQFGGKDDVVFTDHEQLLEELRDFLARPHANPWAAVCEASVRVFTHFAADPELARRRYGVVREVPALREREIITVFRYERLFDEYLREALPGIDPLDAVGYAALVTAVHNHVLRQLLRGPKRVPVAALRRALDDAMRRFGVLDDAEPADDDVVVAVFPKRMPRAEIARRLGEQLD comes from the coding sequence ATGAGCGATGTGGCGACATCCGCACCGGCGGCGCGCACGGCGGTGGTCGCCGCCGCCCTCGAGCTGTTCGCGACGCAGGGCTTCGACCAGACCTCGGTCGAGCAGATCGCACAGGCCGCGGGCGTCTCGCGATCGACGTTCTTCCGCCAATTCGGCGGCAAGGACGATGTCGTCTTCACCGACCACGAGCAGCTGCTCGAAGAGCTGCGCGACTTCCTCGCCCGCCCCCATGCGAATCCGTGGGCGGCCGTGTGCGAAGCATCCGTCCGCGTCTTCACGCACTTCGCGGCCGACCCCGAGCTGGCCCGGCGTCGCTACGGCGTCGTGCGCGAGGTGCCGGCGCTGCGCGAGCGCGAGATCATCACGGTCTTCCGGTACGAGCGCCTCTTCGACGAGTACCTGCGCGAAGCGCTGCCCGGCATCGACCCGCTGGACGCGGTGGGCTACGCCGCACTCGTGACCGCCGTGCACAACCACGTGCTGCGCCAGCTGCTGCGCGGGCCCAAGCGCGTTCCGGTGGCGGCCCTGCGGCGCGCGCTCGACGACGCCATGCGCCGTTTCGGCGTGCTCGACGACGCCGAGCCGGCCGACGACGACGTCGTCGTCGCCGTGTTCCCGAAGCGCATGCCGCGTGCGGAGATCGCCCGACGTCTGGGTGAGCAGCTGGACTGA
- the sucC gene encoding ADP-forming succinate--CoA ligase subunit beta, protein MDLYEYQARDLFEKYEVPVLAGIIADTPEEVKAAAEKIGGVVVVKAQVKTGGRGKAGGVKVAKTPDEAYEAAKAILGLDIKGHIVKRVMVAQGARIAEEYYFSVLLDRANRSYLSLCSVEGGMEIEELAVERPEALARIEVDPIAGIDAAKALEIAKAANFPDELAPKVADVFVKLFDVYKGEDATLVEVNPLVKTEEGDIIALDGKVSLDENAEFRHQSHALLEDKAAADPLEAKAKENDLNYVKLDGQVGIIGNGAGLVMSTLDVVAYAGEAHGGVKPANFLDIGGGASAEVMAAGLDVILGDPQVKSVFVNVFGGITACDAVAKGIVGALAELGSTASKPLVVRLDGNRVDEGRKILEEANHPLVTLAATMDEGADKAAELANA, encoded by the coding sequence GTGGATCTCTACGAGTACCAGGCACGCGATCTGTTCGAGAAGTACGAGGTGCCGGTGCTCGCCGGCATCATCGCGGACACCCCGGAAGAAGTGAAGGCGGCGGCCGAGAAGATCGGCGGCGTCGTCGTCGTCAAGGCCCAGGTCAAGACCGGCGGCCGCGGCAAGGCCGGCGGCGTCAAGGTCGCCAAGACCCCCGACGAGGCGTACGAGGCCGCGAAGGCCATCCTCGGCCTCGACATCAAGGGCCACATCGTCAAGCGGGTCATGGTGGCCCAGGGCGCGCGCATCGCCGAGGAGTACTACTTCTCGGTGCTGCTGGACCGCGCCAACCGCTCCTACCTGAGCCTGTGCTCGGTCGAGGGCGGGATGGAGATCGAGGAGCTCGCCGTCGAGCGTCCCGAGGCGCTGGCGCGCATCGAGGTCGACCCGATCGCCGGCATCGACGCCGCGAAGGCGCTCGAGATCGCCAAGGCCGCGAACTTCCCGGACGAGCTGGCCCCCAAGGTGGCCGACGTGTTCGTCAAGCTGTTCGACGTCTACAAGGGTGAGGACGCCACGCTGGTCGAGGTGAACCCGCTGGTCAAGACCGAGGAGGGCGACATCATCGCCCTCGACGGCAAGGTGTCGCTCGACGAGAACGCCGAGTTCCGCCACCAGAGCCACGCCCTGCTCGAGGACAAGGCCGCGGCCGACCCGCTCGAGGCCAAGGCCAAGGAGAACGACCTCAACTACGTCAAGCTCGACGGCCAGGTCGGCATCATCGGCAACGGCGCGGGCCTGGTCATGTCGACGCTCGACGTCGTCGCCTACGCCGGCGAGGCCCACGGCGGCGTCAAGCCCGCCAACTTCCTCGACATCGGCGGCGGCGCCTCGGCCGAGGTCATGGCCGCGGGACTGGACGTCATCCTCGGCGACCCGCAGGTCAAGAGCGTGTTCGTCAACGTCTTCGGCGGCATCACCGCGTGCGACGCCGTCGCCAAGGGCATCGTCGGCGCACTCGCCGAGCTCGGCTCGACCGCGTCGAAGCCGCTCGTCGTGCGCCTCGACGGCAACCGCGTCGACGAGGGCCGCAAGATCCTCGAAGAGGCGAACCACCCGCTGGTGACCCTCGCCGCGACCATGGACGAGGGCGCCGACAAGGCCGCCGAGCTGGCCAACGCCTGA
- the sucD gene encoding succinate--CoA ligase subunit alpha, which produces MSIFLDKDSKVIVQGITGGEGTKHTALMLKAGTQVVGGVNARKAGTTVLHKDAAGADIELPVFGSVAEAMEKTGADVSIAFVPAAYTKDAMVEAIDAEIPLLVVITEGVPVGDTAEAWAYAKSKGNTTRIIGPNCPGIITPGESLVGITPANITGKGPIGLVSKSGTLTYQMMFELRDLGFSTAIGIGGDPVIGTTHIDALAAFEADPETKAIVMIGEIGGDAEERAADFIQANVTKPVVGYVAGFTAPEGKTMGHAGAIVSGSAGTAQAKKEALEAAGVKVGKTPSETAALMREIIEAL; this is translated from the coding sequence ATGTCGATCTTCCTTGACAAGGATTCGAAGGTCATCGTCCAGGGCATCACCGGCGGCGAGGGCACCAAGCACACCGCGCTGATGCTCAAGGCCGGCACCCAGGTCGTCGGCGGCGTCAACGCGCGCAAGGCCGGCACGACGGTGCTGCACAAGGACGCCGCGGGCGCCGACATCGAGCTGCCGGTGTTCGGCTCCGTCGCCGAGGCGATGGAGAAGACGGGCGCCGATGTGTCGATCGCCTTCGTCCCCGCCGCGTACACGAAGGACGCGATGGTCGAGGCCATCGACGCCGAGATCCCGCTGCTCGTGGTCATCACCGAGGGCGTCCCCGTCGGCGACACCGCCGAGGCGTGGGCGTACGCGAAGTCGAAGGGCAACACCACCCGCATCATCGGCCCGAACTGCCCCGGCATCATCACGCCCGGCGAGTCGCTCGTCGGCATCACGCCCGCCAACATCACCGGCAAGGGCCCGATCGGCCTCGTGTCGAAGTCGGGCACGCTCACGTACCAGATGATGTTCGAGCTGCGCGACCTGGGCTTCTCGACCGCCATCGGCATCGGCGGCGACCCGGTCATCGGCACGACGCACATCGACGCGCTCGCGGCCTTCGAGGCGGACCCCGAGACGAAGGCGATCGTCATGATCGGCGAGATCGGGGGCGACGCCGAGGAGCGCGCGGCCGACTTCATCCAGGCGAACGTCACCAAGCCCGTCGTCGGCTACGTGGCGGGCTTCACCGCGCCCGAGGGCAAGACCATGGGCCACGCCGGCGCCATCGTCTCGGGCTCGGCCGGCACGGCGCAGGCCAAGAAGGAGGCCCTCGAGGCCGCGGGCGTCAAGGTCGGCAAGACCCCGTCCGAGACCGCCGCGCTCATGCGCGAGATCATCGAGGCGCTCTGA
- a CDS encoding nitroreductase family deazaflavin-dependent oxidoreductase, translating into MPLHGEYKPSTAEWARTQAEKYEASGGAEANTLRGVPIIVLTTVGAKTGALRKTALMRVEHDGAYAVVASKGGAPDEPVWAENMRRHPHVELQDGAVKRDYRARELSGDERSLWWERAAAVWPDYDVYQTRTDRLIAVFELEPIEA; encoded by the coding sequence ATGCCGCTTCACGGAGAGTACAAGCCGTCCACCGCAGAGTGGGCCCGCACGCAGGCCGAGAAGTACGAGGCCTCGGGCGGGGCCGAGGCGAACACGCTGCGGGGAGTGCCGATCATCGTGCTGACGACCGTCGGCGCCAAGACCGGCGCGCTGCGCAAGACGGCGCTCATGCGGGTCGAGCACGACGGCGCGTACGCGGTCGTCGCCTCGAAGGGCGGCGCGCCCGATGAGCCGGTGTGGGCCGAGAACATGCGGCGCCACCCGCACGTCGAGCTGCAGGACGGCGCCGTCAAGCGCGACTACCGCGCCCGCGAGCTCTCGGGGGACGAGCGCTCGCTGTGGTGGGAGCGCGCAGCGGCGGTGTGGCCGGACTACGACGTGTACCAGACGCGCACCGACCGCCTCATCGCGGTGTTCGAACTCGAGCCGATCGAGGCGTAG
- a CDS encoding DUF6350 family protein, with protein sequence MHRLTVVILAAVDAAIAVAVGVAAVLAPLTLLWVLGFGGAADWGALWPAAATIWQFGHAVPVAVTLPGEYIAATGIDPSAESFVMSLPPLAFGAFTAVFAARSGMRSSRAEAWLTGVVTGTVVFAGLAALAALTSASAVATTETWQAVVLPTLFFALPAVVAAVVTEWSEAGSGGIARLRDRVEASPAWGPVPALTARAGALAVAGIVGLGALLVAVAVVLGADEMIALFEAGHVDVLGATVITLAQLAYLPTVVVWGLAFVAGPGFSLGTGTAFSAAGTQAGVVPGIPILGAVPESTTPWLLLLALGPVAVGVLAGWIARSRLVALGADGVAATRGDAPEDGEPDPALPRLAITGGIALLAVGAAALLAWLASGSLGPGRLAETGPQPGPVALAVGLEIAVGAGIILLSPRRRRADEPPDASADGADEPVAESGDGATPADEHETVPLPSMPASWKGIAPGERDSRG encoded by the coding sequence ATGCATCGCCTCACCGTCGTCATCCTCGCCGCCGTCGACGCCGCCATCGCGGTGGCCGTCGGCGTCGCGGCCGTTCTCGCCCCGCTCACCCTGCTGTGGGTGCTCGGGTTCGGCGGCGCGGCCGACTGGGGTGCGCTGTGGCCGGCGGCGGCGACGATCTGGCAGTTCGGGCACGCGGTGCCCGTCGCGGTGACGCTTCCCGGCGAGTACATCGCCGCCACGGGCATCGACCCGTCCGCGGAGTCGTTCGTGATGTCGCTGCCGCCGCTCGCGTTCGGCGCGTTCACCGCCGTGTTCGCAGCTCGATCGGGCATGCGCTCGTCGCGCGCCGAGGCGTGGCTGACGGGGGTCGTCACGGGCACGGTCGTCTTCGCGGGGCTCGCCGCCCTCGCGGCGCTGACGTCCGCATCGGCCGTCGCCACGACCGAGACCTGGCAGGCGGTGGTGCTGCCGACGCTGTTCTTCGCGCTGCCCGCGGTCGTCGCGGCCGTCGTCACCGAGTGGTCCGAGGCCGGGTCCGGCGGCATCGCGCGGCTGCGGGACCGCGTCGAGGCCTCGCCCGCGTGGGGGCCCGTGCCCGCGCTCACGGCGCGCGCCGGTGCGCTCGCGGTGGCCGGGATCGTGGGGCTGGGCGCGCTCCTGGTCGCCGTCGCGGTCGTCCTCGGCGCCGACGAGATGATCGCGCTGTTCGAGGCCGGACACGTCGACGTCCTCGGGGCCACCGTGATCACGCTCGCGCAGCTGGCGTATCTGCCGACCGTCGTGGTGTGGGGACTCGCATTCGTCGCAGGCCCCGGCTTCTCGCTCGGCACCGGGACGGCATTCTCCGCCGCCGGCACTCAGGCCGGGGTCGTCCCCGGCATCCCGATCCTCGGCGCCGTACCGGAGTCGACGACGCCGTGGCTGCTGCTGCTCGCTCTCGGGCCGGTCGCCGTGGGGGTGCTGGCGGGGTGGATCGCCCGGTCCCGGCTGGTCGCCCTCGGCGCGGACGGCGTCGCTGCGACCCGCGGCGACGCCCCGGAGGACGGCGAACCGGACCCCGCGCTTCCCCGGCTGGCGATCACGGGAGGCATCGCGCTGCTCGCGGTGGGCGCCGCGGCGCTGCTCGCCTGGCTCGCCTCCGGGTCGCTCGGTCCCGGGCGCCTCGCGGAGACCGGCCCGCAGCCGGGACCGGTCGCGCTGGCGGTCGGCCTCGAGATCGCCGTCGGAGCCGGCATCATCCTGCTCTCGCCGCGCCGACGCCGCGCCGACGAACCCCCGGACGCATCCGCCGACGGCGCCGACGAGCCGGTCGCCGAGTCCGGCGACGGAGCGACTCCCGCCGATGAGCACGAGACCGTGCCGCTGCCGTCGATGCCCGCGTCGTGGAAGGGCATCGCCCCGGGCGAGCGAGACTCGCGTGGTTAG
- the purN gene encoding phosphoribosylglycinamide formyltransferase gives MLTVAVLISGTGSNMRALLEAAADPGFPARVVAVGADREADGFAHAEDFGIPTFLVPYGQFPSREAWGEELARQLDVWNPDLVVLSGLMRLLPPALVDARAPHIINTHPAYLPEFPGAHGVRDALVAGVSQTGASVIVVDDGVDSGPILAQERVPVLPSDDEHTLHERIKPVERRLLIDVVRRIATGDIDLAAVAAPQTT, from the coding sequence GTGCTGACTGTCGCCGTCCTCATCTCCGGCACGGGGTCGAATATGCGGGCCCTTCTGGAGGCGGCGGCCGACCCCGGATTCCCGGCGCGCGTCGTGGCGGTGGGCGCCGATCGCGAGGCCGACGGTTTCGCGCACGCCGAGGATTTCGGCATCCCGACATTCCTCGTGCCGTATGGGCAGTTCCCCTCGCGGGAGGCCTGGGGCGAGGAGCTCGCGCGCCAGCTCGACGTCTGGAACCCCGACCTCGTCGTCCTGAGCGGGCTCATGCGGCTGCTGCCGCCGGCGCTCGTCGATGCGCGAGCGCCGCACATCATCAACACGCATCCGGCGTACCTGCCCGAGTTCCCCGGCGCTCACGGCGTGCGCGACGCGCTCGTCGCCGGCGTCTCGCAGACCGGAGCGAGCGTCATCGTCGTCGACGACGGCGTCGACTCCGGTCCGATCCTCGCCCAGGAGCGCGTCCCCGTCCTGCCCTCGGACGACGAGCACACGCTGCACGAGCGCATCAAGCCCGTCGAACGCCGCCTCCTCATCGACGTCGTCCGTCGCATCGCGACCGGCGACATCGACCTCGCCGCCGTCGCGGCGCCGCAGACCACCTGA
- the purH gene encoding bifunctional phosphoribosylaminoimidazolecarboxamide formyltransferase/IMP cyclohydrolase, with protein MAGPSHDPALYRPRDVVPIRRALVSVSDKTDLLSLAAALAGAGVEIVSTGSTAATIRDAGYEVTDVSSVTGFPESLDGRVKTLHPAVHAGLLADLRLEDHERQLAELGIQPFELVVVNLYPFVETVHSGAEGDAVVEQIDIGGPAMVRASAKNYANVAIVVSPESYPGVIESLGQGGTTLAQRRDLAARAFAHTSQYDRAVATWFAEETLAPEGDLPQHLTIKAERLEVLRYGENSHQRAAIYTTIGGHGIAQATQLQGKAMSYNNYVDADAALRAAFDLVKPAVAIIKHANPCGIAVTAPQALDPIASAHLRAHECDPVSAFGGVIAANRTVTLKMAENLRDIFTEVIVAPDFEPEALEVFKLKKNLRVLKLPEDWKQERMDVRLLSGGLLLQDADRFPDDIESVAKDWELVSGERPSDADMTNLIFAWKTCRAVKSNAIVLAKNSATVGIGMGQVNRVDSCRLAVERAGDRAAGSVAASDAFFPFADGPAVLIEGGIKTIVQPGGSVRDQEVIDAAREAGVTMFFTGERHFFH; from the coding sequence ATGGCCGGCCCGAGCCACGACCCCGCCCTCTACCGCCCGCGCGACGTCGTGCCCATCCGGCGCGCCCTGGTCTCGGTCAGCGACAAGACCGACCTGCTGTCGCTCGCGGCGGCGCTCGCGGGAGCGGGGGTCGAGATCGTGTCCACCGGATCGACCGCCGCGACGATCCGCGACGCCGGGTACGAGGTGACGGATGTGTCGAGCGTGACCGGGTTCCCCGAGAGCCTCGACGGCCGGGTCAAGACGCTGCATCCCGCCGTGCACGCGGGGCTGCTCGCCGACCTGCGCCTCGAGGACCACGAGCGCCAGCTCGCCGAGCTCGGCATCCAGCCGTTCGAACTCGTCGTGGTGAACCTGTACCCGTTCGTCGAGACCGTGCACTCCGGCGCCGAGGGCGACGCGGTCGTCGAACAGATCGACATCGGCGGGCCCGCGATGGTGCGCGCGTCGGCGAAGAACTACGCCAACGTCGCGATCGTCGTCTCGCCCGAGTCCTACCCGGGGGTCATCGAGTCGCTCGGCCAGGGCGGCACGACGCTCGCCCAGCGCCGCGACCTCGCCGCCCGCGCCTTCGCCCACACCTCGCAGTACGACCGTGCGGTCGCGACGTGGTTCGCCGAGGAGACACTCGCTCCCGAGGGCGACCTGCCGCAGCACCTGACGATCAAGGCGGAGCGGCTGGAGGTCCTGCGCTACGGCGAGAACTCGCACCAGCGCGCCGCCATCTACACCACGATCGGCGGACACGGCATCGCCCAGGCCACGCAGCTGCAGGGCAAGGCGATGTCGTACAACAACTACGTCGACGCGGATGCGGCCCTCCGCGCCGCGTTCGACCTGGTCAAGCCGGCCGTCGCGATCATCAAGCACGCCAACCCGTGCGGCATCGCGGTCACCGCCCCGCAGGCGCTCGACCCGATCGCCAGCGCCCACCTGCGCGCCCACGAGTGCGACCCGGTGTCGGCGTTCGGCGGGGTGATCGCCGCCAACCGCACCGTGACGCTGAAGATGGCCGAGAATCTGCGCGACATCTTCACCGAGGTCATCGTGGCGCCCGACTTCGAGCCCGAGGCGCTCGAGGTGTTCAAGCTCAAGAAGAACCTGCGCGTGCTCAAGCTCCCCGAGGACTGGAAGCAGGAGCGCATGGACGTGCGTCTGCTCTCGGGCGGCCTGCTGCTGCAGGACGCCGACCGGTTCCCCGACGACATCGAGTCGGTCGCCAAGGACTGGGAGCTCGTCTCGGGCGAGCGTCCCTCGGACGCCGACATGACCAACCTCATCTTCGCGTGGAAGACGTGCCGTGCGGTCAAGTCGAACGCGATCGTGCTGGCGAAGAACTCGGCCACGGTCGGGATCGGCATGGGACAGGTGAACCGCGTCGATTCGTGCCGCCTCGCGGTCGAGCGCGCCGGTGACCGCGCGGCGGGGTCCGTCGCGGCATCCGACGCGTTCTTCCCGTTCGCCGACGGCCCCGCTGTGCTCATCGAGGGCGGCATCAAGACGATCGTCCAGCCCGGCGGGTCGGTGCGCGACCAGGAGGTCATCGATGCGGCCCGCGAGGCGGGCGTGACGATGTTCTTCACAGGGGAGCGTCACTTCTTCCACTGA
- a CDS encoding dihydrolipoyl dehydrogenase family protein, producing MTAREYDVIVIGAGAVGENVADAAVQGGMSTLIVEAELVGGECSYWACMPSKALLRPASALRAAHDVGGAREAVTGGVDPSAAFARRDRIAHGWDDSAQVRWLDKTGIALLRGLARFDGPRQIVVAGDDGAETPVSARHAVAICTGSAALLPDIPGLADIAPWTSRDATSARTAPRSLAILGAGLVATEMAAAYASFGTEVTVIGRSGVLRGQEPFAVELVTESLRRSGVTVRTGTEVLSARRTPAGATLELSAGDPVTAEEVLVATGRIARTGDLGLETLALPTGDWLDVDDTLRVRGFDWLYAVGDVNHRALSTHQGKYQARAAGAAIAARAAGIPVDDTPWSAYAATADHSAVPQVVFTDPEIATVGLTADAATAAGRSIRILDYDLSWIGGATTRADDYRGHARAIVDEDRGVLIGATFAGPDVAELLHAATIAIVGEVPLERLWHAVPAYPTVSEVWLRWLEEYRGTGT from the coding sequence ATGACCGCGCGCGAGTACGACGTCATCGTGATCGGAGCGGGCGCCGTGGGCGAGAACGTCGCCGATGCCGCGGTGCAAGGCGGCATGTCGACGCTCATCGTCGAGGCCGAGCTCGTCGGCGGCGAGTGCTCGTACTGGGCGTGCATGCCCTCCAAGGCGCTGCTGCGGCCCGCGTCGGCCCTGCGGGCGGCGCACGACGTCGGCGGCGCCCGCGAGGCGGTCACCGGCGGCGTCGATCCGTCCGCCGCCTTCGCGCGGCGCGACCGCATCGCCCATGGCTGGGACGACTCGGCCCAGGTGCGATGGCTCGACAAGACCGGCATCGCCCTGCTGCGCGGTCTCGCGCGGTTCGACGGACCACGGCAGATCGTCGTCGCCGGCGACGACGGCGCCGAGACGCCGGTGTCCGCTCGTCATGCGGTGGCGATCTGCACCGGATCGGCCGCGCTGCTGCCCGACATCCCCGGGCTCGCCGACATCGCACCGTGGACGAGCCGCGACGCCACGAGCGCCCGCACGGCGCCCCGGAGCCTCGCGATCCTCGGAGCCGGGCTCGTCGCGACCGAGATGGCGGCCGCGTACGCGAGCTTCGGCACCGAGGTCACCGTGATCGGCCGCTCCGGCGTGCTGCGAGGCCAAGAGCCGTTCGCCGTCGAACTCGTCACGGAGTCGCTGCGCCGCTCCGGCGTCACCGTCCGCACCGGGACCGAAGTGCTCTCGGCGCGCCGCACGCCGGCCGGGGCGACGCTCGAGCTGTCCGCGGGCGACCCGGTCACCGCCGAGGAGGTGCTCGTCGCGACCGGTCGCATCGCCCGCACCGGCGATCTGGGGCTCGAGACGCTGGCCCTTCCCACGGGCGACTGGCTCGACGTCGACGACACGCTGCGCGTGCGCGGGTTCGACTGGCTCTACGCCGTCGGCGACGTCAACCACCGCGCACTCTCCACCCACCAGGGCAAGTACCAGGCGCGCGCCGCGGGCGCCGCCATCGCCGCCCGCGCGGCCGGCATCCCGGTCGACGACACCCCCTGGAGCGCGTACGCGGCCACCGCCGATCACAGCGCCGTCCCCCAGGTGGTCTTCACCGATCCCGAAATCGCGACGGTGGGGCTCACGGCGGATGCCGCGACGGCCGCGGGCCGCAGCATCCGCATCCTCGACTACGACCTGAGCTGGATCGGCGGCGCCACCACACGCGCCGACGACTACCGCGGCCACGCTCGCGCGATCGTCGACGAGGACCGCGGGGTCCTCATCGGGGCGACGTTCGCCGGCCCCGACGTCGCCGAGCTCCTCCACGCCGCGACGATCGCGATCGTCGGCGAGGTGCCGCTGGAGCGCCTGTGGCACGCGGTCCCGGCGTACCCGACGGTCAGCGAGGTGTGGCTGCGCTGGCTCGAGGAGTACCGCGGCACCGGCACGTGA
- a CDS encoding DUF4386 domain-containing protein → MTLTNPTPTDTSRATAALWAGIGYAALFVLAILANFTVVQPVKTAGSATASLEAIAADPGAFRLATLAFAAIFVIDVVIAWALHVILRPTGEMRSLLAAWMRLTYTVLLGAGVAFLHLAGQLATGAIEASDSSGLVALLLEAFDITWLVGLIAFGAHLLVIGWILFQARLAPRILGIGLMIAGAAYIADTALHLVVADYAAIAGVMLAVVAIPSMLSELGLTVWLFVAARRLRTAGRVAGQVAARV, encoded by the coding sequence ATGACACTCACGAACCCCACCCCGACCGACACCAGCCGCGCCACCGCCGCCCTGTGGGCCGGCATCGGCTACGCCGCCCTGTTCGTCCTGGCGATCCTGGCGAACTTCACCGTCGTGCAGCCGGTGAAGACCGCCGGCTCCGCGACGGCCAGCCTCGAGGCGATCGCCGCAGACCCCGGCGCCTTCCGCCTGGCCACCCTCGCTTTCGCCGCGATCTTCGTCATCGACGTCGTCATCGCGTGGGCGCTGCATGTGATCCTCCGTCCCACCGGCGAGATGCGCTCGCTGCTGGCCGCCTGGATGCGACTGACCTACACGGTGCTCCTCGGCGCCGGCGTCGCCTTCCTGCACCTGGCCGGACAGCTCGCGACGGGTGCCATCGAGGCCTCCGACTCGTCGGGCCTGGTCGCCCTGCTGCTCGAGGCGTTCGACATCACGTGGCTCGTGGGCCTCATCGCCTTCGGGGCGCACCTGCTGGTGATCGGCTGGATCCTGTTCCAGGCGCGCCTGGCTCCGCGGATCCTCGGAATCGGCCTCATGATCGCGGGCGCCGCCTACATCGCCGACACCGCCCTGCACCTCGTGGTCGCCGACTACGCCGCGATCGCCGGCGTCATGCTCGCGGTCGTCGCCATCCCCTCCATGCTGTCCGAACTGGGACTCACCGTGTGGCTGTTCGTCGCCGCGCGCCGGTTGCGCACAGCCGGCCGCGTCGCCGGGCAGGTCGCAGCGCGGGTCTGA
- a CDS encoding NAD(P)-dependent alcohol dehydrogenase — translation MTATTTTTDQTVSTSARTMRAVAQDSYGDADVLAVQTLPIPEPAAGQVLLRVRAAGVDRGVWHLMTGKPALVRVLGFGFRRPSQPVRGIDVAGTVVAVGEGVDRFAPGDEVFGFTNGSYAEYAVADADKLAAAPAGLSPAESAVLAVSGVTALHAVEEIADVRAGERVLVLGGSGGVGSYVVQLAASRGAHVTAVAGAAKADFVRGLGAERVVDYRTEDITASGEIFDVIIDIGGSTPVRRMRRILAPEGTLAIVGGEGGDWLTGGMGRQIGASLLSMFTKQKLAFFISPEDQASLARLAEHVEAGRVRPAVTRTYALAEAPQAIADLVAGRIAGKAAIEIEAAS, via the coding sequence ATGACCGCCACGACCACCACCACCGACCAGACCGTCTCCACCTCGGCCCGCACGATGCGCGCGGTCGCCCAGGACAGCTACGGCGACGCCGACGTGCTCGCCGTCCAGACCCTGCCGATCCCCGAGCCCGCCGCCGGCCAGGTGCTGCTGCGCGTCCGCGCCGCCGGCGTCGACCGGGGCGTGTGGCACCTGATGACCGGCAAGCCCGCCCTCGTGCGGGTGCTGGGCTTCGGGTTCCGCCGCCCCTCGCAGCCGGTGCGCGGCATCGACGTGGCCGGCACCGTCGTCGCCGTCGGCGAGGGCGTGGACCGCTTCGCCCCGGGCGACGAGGTGTTCGGCTTCACGAACGGCTCGTACGCCGAGTACGCCGTGGCGGATGCCGACAAGCTCGCCGCGGCCCCCGCGGGGCTCTCCCCCGCGGAGTCGGCCGTGCTCGCCGTCTCGGGTGTCACGGCCCTGCACGCCGTCGAGGAGATCGCCGACGTCCGGGCCGGCGAGCGCGTGCTGGTGCTCGGCGGCTCCGGCGGCGTCGGATCATACGTCGTGCAGCTCGCCGCGTCCCGCGGCGCGCACGTCACCGCCGTCGCCGGCGCCGCCAAGGCCGACTTCGTGCGCGGCCTGGGCGCCGAGCGCGTCGTCGACTACCGCACCGAGGACATCACGGCCTCCGGTGAGATCTTCGATGTGATCATCGACATCGGCGGAAGCACGCCGGTGCGACGGATGCGACGCATCCTCGCCCCTGAGGGAACGCTCGCGATCGTGGGCGGCGAGGGCGGCGACTGGCTGACCGGAGGCATGGGGCGCCAGATCGGCGCATCCCTGCTCTCGATGTTCACGAAGCAGAAGCTCGCCTTCTTCATCTCGCCGGAGGACCAGGCATCTCTGGCTCGCCTGGCCGAGCACGTCGAGGCGGGCCGCGTGCGCCCCGCCGTCACCCGCACCTATGCCCTCGCCGAGGCCCCGCAGGCCATCGCCGACCTCGTGGCCGGCCGCATCGCCGGCAAGGCCGCGATCGAGATCGAGGCGGCGTCATGA